GCGAAAATCCCGCTTCGACTGGGGCTTTGGGGTATATGCTGTAGGAAATGCCGGGCCGCAACCTACGTCCGACAATCCGGCTATTCTACTACCCGATGCCTTTGTTAAATTACGATTTGGGCAGTTCGAACTGTTTGGTGGTAATCGGCGGGAAGTGGCTGGCCTGGGCGACTCACTCCTCACATCAGGTTTTGTGGCCTGGTCGGGTAATGCACAGCCTTTCCCCAAAATTCAGTTGCATACGCCCAATTTTGTACCCATCGGCTTTACTAAAAAACTGTTGGCGTTTCGGGTTGGCTATGCACACGGCTGGTTGGTAAATACGTATATACAAGGAAGTTATCTGCATCAGAAATACCTGTACGGACGTCTTGGAAAACCACATTGGCGCTTTCAATTCTATGCAGGCCTCAATCATCAGGTGCAGTGGGGTGGCCATGCCGATTACCTGATTGGTACACCATTAGCGGTGAATGGAAGTTTGTCTACGTCGTTTCAGGATTACCTCTCCCTGGTGACGGGCAAGTACCCTGATGCGCTTCAGAATGACCGTTTTACGGAATTCGATGGTACCAATCGGCTGGGCAATCACGTCGGTAGCTATGATGTAGCGATGGAATGGAAGGGTAAGGCGTCTAACTGGCTGCTATACCACCAGCATATGTATGATGATGCGTCGGGATTAGCCCTAAAAAACCTGCCTGATGGGCTGACCGGGCTGCGCTTTTTGAATCATTCACCCACAAAAACGACATTTCGATTTCAGCGGGTTGTGCTCGAATGGCTGACGACGACTGACCAGAGCGGCCCTATTTTCGACCCATATGCACGCTGGCAGGGAGCCGATAATTACTTCAACCACAGTCAGTATATTCAGGGATGGTCGTATAAAGGGCGTACGCTGGGAACGCCGTTTATCCTTCCCCGTACCGATTTCAGGCCGGATGTCAATAACGCGTATACCGGAAACGGGTATTATCCGAACAACCGGGTAGTGATGTGGTATATAGGCGCAATGGGTGGGTTTCGAAATGGGCCTGCCTTAACAGCACGCGTGTCGTACAGTCGGAATTTTGGCTCGTATAAGCAGCCTTTTTTGGATGTACTTCACCAGTTTTCGAGCAGCTTAGGAGCGCAATGGCCTATCGGAAAACGATCTCGAACGGTATTGACAACGTTGGTTGCACTGGACCGGGGTGAGCTATTGCCCGACTCGTTCGGAAGCTACATAAGTCTCAGAAAAGCTTGGTAAAGTATCAGCATAGCTGTTTATTCAGATTAAAAATTTTAATCAAATTTTAATTTTTGTAAATCCGTTTTCGATCTCTGGTCGTATAGGCATTGATTGTTTTTAATGCCATTTTAACCATACGATTATGAATCAGAAAAAACTACTCAGACATTTCGCTGGTTTCCTGGCGATGATCGGTCTGGTAACACTCAACGCTTGTCAGGATCACCGCATGGTGCCCGATCTGAATTTATTGCCTGATGTGAATATCTATGTATTGACAGATGCCAATCAGCTTTGGCGGGTCAGTGTCAGAACCCCATCGGCCCCTTCGAACTTTGTACCGATTACCTTCCCGATGGGTGGACCGCAGGGCGAACGGATTCTATCGATCGATTTTCGTCCGGCTACTGGTCAACTCTATGGCGTGAGTAATATGAAGCGCCTGTTTATCATTAATCCAACGTCGGGTGTTGCTCGCCCACTGACGGAGACTCCGTTTACATCTAGTGATATTGGTACCATTATGGGTCTGGATTTTAATCCTACCGTCGATCGGATTCGGTTGGTGACCAACACGGGCATTGATTTACGGCTAAATCCGGAAACAGGGATGATTGCCGCAACAGATAGCCCGATCAATGGCGTACCAGGAGCGGCCATTTCTGAAGTAGCCTATACCAATAACCGGGCGGGCGCTACGACAACGACCCTCTACGATATTGACCCGGCAACGGATCGGTTGTATATTCAGAATCCGCCCAATAACGGTACGCTGGTCGATGTAGGCCCACTAGGGCTGGATATCACCGGAGCAGCCGGATTCGATATTGCTCCAACGGGCGAAGGATTAGTAGCGGTGACGTTCAATGGGAAGTCGGAACTACAACAAATTAATCTGTCGACGGGTCGATTGCAGAAATTGGGGGATTTGCAGAACAATGTAATCGGCCTGGCTATTCCGACTGAGCCAGTTGCCTATGCGCTGGATGGGTCGAATAACCTGTTGATCTTCAATCCACAAAGTGCAACCACTATTACTTCGAAGACGCTCTCTGGATTGCAACCCGGCGAAACCCTGCTGGGTATCGATACGCGCCCGGTCAATGGACAACTCTATGTACTGGGTAGCTCGAACCGACTCTATACCATCGCCGTGGCCGCTTCAGCTACCTGGAGTGTTACAACGGTTGGTAATCCTGGTTTATTTACGCTGTCGGGAACGGATTTTGGGTTCGATTTCAACCCTACCGTCGATCGGATTCGGGTGGTGAGCAATACGGGACAAAACCTGCGTCTGGACCCTACGAATGGAGCCCTGGCGGCTACCGATGGCGCTTTAGCTTTTTCACCACCGGGTAGTGCGCCCAATGTGTCAGCAGCCGCGTACACAAATAATTTTGCCGGAGCCACCTCGACAGTGTTGTACGA
This window of the Spirosoma aerolatum genome carries:
- a CDS encoding capsule assembly Wzi family protein; translation: MRTHCLVAVLLVFSVPSTWAQLVRDTTMIRYSVEVGGSYTSAPQNPFWLRTNQYNTVPVRGSFSTLRLGILRDYKRRPDTTARRKSRFDWGFGVYAVGNAGPQPTSDNPAILLPDAFVKLRFGQFELFGGNRREVAGLGDSLLTSGFVAWSGNAQPFPKIQLHTPNFVPIGFTKKLLAFRVGYAHGWLVNTYIQGSYLHQKYLYGRLGKPHWRFQFYAGLNHQVQWGGHADYLIGTPLAVNGSLSTSFQDYLSLVTGKYPDALQNDRFTEFDGTNRLGNHVGSYDVAMEWKGKASNWLLYHQHMYDDASGLALKNLPDGLTGLRFLNHSPTKTTFRFQRVVLEWLTTTDQSGPIFDPYARWQGADNYFNHSQYIQGWSYKGRTLGTPFILPRTDFRPDVNNAYTGNGYYPNNRVVMWYIGAMGGFRNGPALTARVSYSRNFGSYKQPFLDVLHQFSSSLGAQWPIGKRSRTVLTTLVALDRGELLPDSFGSYISLRKAW
- a CDS encoding DUF4394 domain-containing protein; translation: MNQKKLLRHFAGFLAMIGLVTLNACQDHRMVPDLNLLPDVNIYVLTDANQLWRVSVRTPSAPSNFVPITFPMGGPQGERILSIDFRPATGQLYGVSNMKRLFIINPTSGVARPLTETPFTSSDIGTIMGLDFNPTVDRIRLVTNTGIDLRLNPETGMIAATDSPINGVPGAAISEVAYTNNRAGATTTTLYDIDPATDRLYIQNPPNNGTLVDVGPLGLDITGAAGFDIAPTGEGLVAVTFNGKSELQQINLSTGRLQKLGDLQNNVIGLAIPTEPVAYALDGSNNLLIFNPQSATTITSKTLSGLQPGETLLGIDTRPVNGQLYVLGSSNRLYTIAVAASATWSVTTVGNPGLFTLSGTDFGFDFNPTVDRIRVVSNTGQNLRLDPTNGALAATDGALAFSPPGSAPNVSAAAYTNNFAGATSTVLYDIDVRSGGAVLFQQNPPNNGTLVSVGSLGVEVESTNGFDIGGTSGTAYALLRVGGTTRVYTINLATGAATAGTTLSGNPTVRGFTLGLGF